One genomic region from Epinephelus moara isolate mb chromosome 8, YSFRI_EMoa_1.0, whole genome shotgun sequence encodes:
- the si:ch211-51h9.7 gene encoding protein cereblon, with product MMHQWSLWRLVKQLETLIIIMQYISFVLLFYPAAYQPVEGCAAAAKEGATSSAATLILCRACGHELAVGADIHFVPSQLALSSRNDTSIGGRRVNIQLFENPHGHQFEVITFRKADVTQHWPADKHFSWFPGFAWTVATCPRCKTHLGWAFQPSDWPDTITKTKFDESAHTFLALITHRLLREDFASSLLMTPKSFMS from the exons ATGATGCACCAGTGGAGCCTGTGGCGGCTGGTGAAGCAGCTGGAGACGTTAATAATTATAATGCAGTATATTTcctttgtgttgctgttttatCCCGCCGCGTACCAGCCAGTTGAGGGGTGTGCTGCCGCGGCGAAGGAGGGGGCGACCAGCAGCGCCGCCACCCTGATACTGTGCAGGGCGTGCGGGCACGAGCTGGCGGTCGGCGCGGACATCCACTTCGTCCCCAGCCAGCTGGCGCTCTCCAGCCGCAACGACACGTCCATCGGGGGCCGAAGGGTTAACATCCAGCTTTTCGAAAACCCCCACGGACACCAGTTTGAGGTGATTACCTTCAGGAAAGCGGACGTTACCCAGCACTGGCCGGCAGATAAACACTTCTCCTGGTTCCCGGGGTTCGCATGGACGGTGGCCACCTGTCCGCGGTGTAAGACTCATTTAG GTTGGGCCTTCCAGCCCAGCGACTGGCCAGACACCATCACAAAAACGAAATTTGACGAGTCTGCGCACACCTTCCTGGCTTTAATCACCCATCGTCTACTACGAGAAGATTTTGCCTCAAGCCTGTTAATGACTCCAAAATCCTTCATGAGCTGA